TTACTGAACTTTCACATCAAAATAGACGTACAGTACATTGCATCAGCAGCACTTGTTGGTTTTTGGAAAGTCCAAAGAGAATATAGAATGTTTTTGAGATGTCAGTGCCAAGTCagtatatttctattctatttctctctattttgttCCAGTTGCATAAGACCAGTCATGTTGCATCAGCATCCTGTCAAAATGCATATATAGCAGACCAGCATGGTCAGTACAAATGTCCCTGTGTTCAGGGGACTTTCTCCTTTGGCTcaatacatatttgttttcgAGCTTTGGAAAATCCCAGTCTCAAATCTACCAATTTACATCTTTTGCTTCTTGTAACAATATAAACTCTCCAGTCAATAGATGCACACTGTCAGGGAGCATAAGACTGTCCTTTAACTCACACATAACTGTCCCACTGTGAGACAACGCACCACCCATCAATCAATGTCTTTTAGTGAGCATTCTGTTTAGCTCATTATTTCTGTCTGATACTAGATAGATAGGACTGAGGAGTAGTGGGTGAACACACTCAGCAGCTTAAAGCATTCATGGCAGTTGCTATTATTTCAGAATAAAGGCAAAAATAACACTTACACATTAAAAGGAACAGTCATTTGATTAATGAGATGTACACTGGGAACTTTTCAATATGAGAATATATTGCAACTGTTTGACCCAAACCTCTCAGCTTTTCATATTCAGAACTCATACAGGGCCTTGGTACTTTGTATCCTTAGGATATTATGTACTATTGCAAAAATGGCTGGTAGAATAAAGGAAGAGAACCTTTTAGCATCTATCTTTGTTTACATCTGTTTTTGCAACCAGTTCACATGAATCTATATTAAATATTACTTAATTTTCATGCAGCTGTGAATTAATAAATTGGTAACATTGTGCTTAACACACATAGCTTTTTGGATTTAGATTTTATATTAGAGGTTAATATATGGAAAATATATTGTTGTAATTTGGAAATAAATGAGCCAAATGTTATTGACAATAGTCGTGATTGTGAGTCTTCATGTTTGAAATGAAACAGAAGTCTGGATTGCAGGTGagcagttatatatatatatatatatatatatattgttgttcagGACGTAATTTTTCTATGCATGTGGTGAaaatattaattacattttgcaTGTACAtcgatatatatttaatgtctttTACTCATGTCCCACTATCAGTATTTGATAATAAACTATTATTATCAACACTTGAGTCGTTACAATACGCTGTCCTTCATTATTCTGGCAAATCAGCAATCAGATCTGTAATCCCTCAATTCACAACAGATCATTTTGCCAGTTTTCCACTGAAAGCAGATATGAAATTGGCACAACAATACGGTTATAAACAGTTTGTAAAGGTTGAACAGAAGCTCTGCAGTACTttacaaactatttaaagaGAAGGAATTCACACATCAATTCATAGATTTGATCCTTTTTGCATCTTGCAGTAGTCAGATACATTTCATGGACATAGTCATGGACATAGTCCTCCAGGTATTGTGTCATTTTGCCACTGGTATCAAAAAGCGAAGCGGAAACTGACTGTATTTGCATCCATTCCTCTCATCTTTATGTTCGTTCCATCGTTCTCTTGTCGGCACTCTGCCTAAGTCCTGCTTTATCTTGGAGCACCAGTGGCCGTCTGCATCCTTAAGATGTGGCCCTGTTTATAACAGCTCTCGGCCTGGTAGCAGCCTAAAGAACACAAGCCACAAAAGGCCTTCTGCTTGGTTGGGGAATAAAACTAGACTCCTCAATGGTTATTTGTCCATAGACTTATTGATTTTCAGTGTGCGGAGAGAGTCACTGACAACTTTGTCCGTCTTGATGCTGTCTTTTCTGGACATGTCAGGCTCCCATAGAAAGAACTCGTGCAGGAGTGTGTTGACAGTGTCAGGGCACTCCATCATGACCATGTGACTTCCCTCCTCAATGACTTTAAGGAATGCAAACAGAAGGATCTAGAAAGGGAGTCACAATGAAAGGCACAACATTACAACAGGTAACACTGCAGAGCAAACACGAACATTCACATGATAAACCAGCACTCATTCCCATATGAAGATGCACTTCACCTCTGCCATGCGCTGGTCCTCATCCATGGGCACAAACTTGTCACACATGCCATGAACCAGAAGGATGGGCACAGTGAGCTCGGCATGGTAGACCTCATCCCCCTCAGGCCAGTACTGGCCGCTCATCATGGCTCGCAGGACAAAAGGAGACACGTTGAAGGCATTGCCCTGCTTCAACAGCTGCTTTTCCTTGGCACCCTGACGGGCAAATCCAGCCCTGGAGGTCAGGAAATAGAGCAAGTTCATTTTTAGGTTGTTCTATgtcatttttcaaattaaacaaGCAATGCGGTTTTGTCAGTGACGAGGGAAGTTACTGGGGTGTGTCATTTGTCTCTAGTGCCAGTTTTGGCACCACACAAATGCAAATCTTACTTGAGGAAGCTCCAGGCCAGACAAGgtgacagacagtgaaggacacATGATGGCAGCTGGAAGATGGAACATAGGCTGGGCTCCAGAGCTGTGGGACCCCCTCCATTGACCATCACTACCTTATGGACCAGATCAGGATATTCGTGTGCCAGGAAGGTGCAAAATGACACCCTGTAAGAGATACAATGAGATTGAAAGAGTATGTTAACAGCAGCATATTAATCTCTACTGGATGGATTGATAAAGTGAATGATTTTTCACAAAAGCATGCCACAAATCCTCACCCATATGAGTGGCCGATGAGAATGTTGCGTTTACGGGCATATCTCTTAAAGATGGCACGAAGGTCCTCTGCAATAGCCGAAAATGTATAGGCTGCTGCAATCTGTGGGGCAGTGCTGGCTCCATGCCCCGCCAGGTCGGGCGCGATGACCTCATAGCCCAGCCGAGAGAAGAAGTCTAGTTGGCTGCTCCAAATGTCCAGAGAACCCCCCACACCGTGCACGAAGAACAACGCTACGTCCGAGTGCGTCCCTTTGCAGCTGGAGATCACCCTCTTGGAGTCGATTTGCACCGTACGCTTGGGcttgcggcggcggcggcgaggaggtGGAGCGGGTTTCTGGTCGCCGAGTGGTGGAGTAACTCGAGGAGGAACAGGGTTGGGGTCTGGAGAAGAGGGCATTTCTTTGTAGTCAGCCAGCTCCACCTCTACAGTGCTGCAAGGCTCCAGATCCCCATTCTGACACTGCAGGATCTCAGAGTGCAAAACATCACCGAGATTCTCAATCACCAGCTGGCCGTTGCGGTAGACGGTGATCTTCCTCTTGCAGTGGACACTGCTGCCCGTAACGCTCTCGCTATAATCCTCATGAGAGCCGTCATGACCACCTCCATCCTTCTTTTCCTTGCCAGCAACTTGCTCTTCGGTTACTACTGGCTGACGCTCAGGGATGATGTGCCGCACTCGCAGAACTCGCCCAGGTTTCACCTCCACAAACTCGAAACCATCAGAGGGTTCTGTTGAGTCCAGTGGCAAGACCAGACTGGCAACCTTCCCAGTCAGGCAACATAGGATCCCTTCAGTGATACTGGTCAGCATGATGCCTGCCTGCGTAAACAacatcacacatacacaacaaagCAAATTATTATTCACATGCTTCATCtgagatatataaaaaaagattatgTAGGTTTATGAAAAGgactaaaaagaaaaatagacaatGTGTATAAAGCGTCTTACCCTCCTCGAGCTTTTCTCaactgattttttattttctatttaaaacATATGCATAAACATGTTTTCAGGTTTATTTCCTGTTGCAGTGTTTATGAATGTCAACAGCTCAACAAGAAGTAATTGTGTCCCAGCTTGGTTCCTACAAAAATTAGACACAAGCTGTTTCCTAGCAACACAGTTACAATGAACCGGTCTTCTTTATCCTCTCATTAGGTCATTGCCAGCGTAGAGTGAAATGAAACACACTAAGAGCAAGGACAGTCTCAGATGAATGGACTCAACACTGCTTTGCAGATTCCAACTACCATAGCCCGTGTCAGTGCAGCTCCAACAGCtccactaacacactcacatggGTGGCACTCTACTACAGTTTCAATGTCATTAACAACGGGGTATCAACATGCTGACTTTACTTTGCTATTAATAACCCCTCCTTTGCACATGGTCCGAAGCaggatctatatatatatgaatagagAACATCAGTCATGCATGGACTGTGAACTGCATGTCTCATAACAAACAGCATGATGGCAGTTTTCCAAACTATACCCCTTCCAATGGAGATAAGTGGAAAACTATTTTTGATTTTTCTGCCCATGACCTGTCGCAGCTAAACTGCATTTTGGCAGTTGTGCAAGTAAAGCATCATTATTCTTCATTTTTCATACATAACCTACACTGACTGGTTATCTCAAGGAAACAGAGGGGGATTATTTATGGGAGTTTAAGGTTGTCTTCTGGTGAAAACAGAGGGAAACAGAACACAGGTATGGCACCTTACTAGGGCATATTTCACATTACTGCTCATCGCTTATCTTAAGACATGTAGTTTACATCATGGTTTCCAGTCTTCCCTCtaaatacaattaataataatctATACAATCTAGGCCTTTTCAGATAATAAATACTCATCATAAAGCAACAGTCTTGTAATGATGGTTTCAATGTAATGTCTGGCACACAGAGAAGGGAAAATAGAGCTGGTTTACATGAGCCCCTCTGCACAggaaggtttgtgtgtgtgtgtgtgtgtgtgtgtgtgtgtgtgtgtgtctgtgtgcatgtgtctgtgtgtgggtctgtgtgtgcgtgtctgtgcgcgtgtgtgtggtgttgtggTTGGTGGCAGGCTGGTCTGAAGGTCAGAACACAAGTGCTATCGAGTTTTACTTTGGGACCAAGTGAATGTTGACTGAGAGGCCAgtctttccacaaacatcaaAGAGAATCTTGTCCTCATTATAATCCATTTATCCATCCatataattacattttgaaGCCATTCTGTCCTTTTATTATGAACTAATCAGTCTCGCCACATCAGCTACGAGCGGTACATGATGAGGCACAAACTGTCCACTGAGGAAAGTCGAACATGGTGGGCACTTGTGATAATGGTAAGTATTTTAACAATATAACAGGATGTCACCTGACCATGTTTAGCAGTTTGGATGACCCTGCCACCTCATTAACACAAAACTACATGAGCACTGACAAACTGCCCCGTCATCTAAAACAGGGATTCTCCTCCTGACTGATATCCATCGGTTTCTCAGATCCACTAACCCTATAAAGTCAAAGAAGCTGAAGGTTACTCATCCATGTGATTTGTATTTGTCTGCATTGCAGAATATGTAGGTTTATATGTCTGCCAAGTCTTACAGTAACACATATTTGGTGCACAGTATGCTGGTCCATCTCCACAACACACAGTCAATGGCACACTCTGACATAATATCTTCACATTGAATGCCTACATTCACAAAAGATAGCTCATTACCACATATGTTCATTTAAAAGGCCAAGTGCATCAATTTCCTTTTGCATTACTTGTTCCACAAgcctataatataaatatatcaagcCGATAAATATCAAGCCAGAAACAGCATTCGTCGGCCAATAATTTGCCAAACAACATTGTGTATTGTTTGTGGGCTATACAGATCAATCAATGCATGCCTATTGTCGCatcacaaatataaaacatccaGTGGCAGTCTGCTAAAGATAGTAATAATCGCTGCATGCAAATTATGGATATGTCTATTATTGTTGCTGTCACAAAGCAAATGCATGCAATTGTTGTGCAGCTGTTGATGTTGATGACTATGTGCATACACACTATCTAAACAGACAACATCATGCAATACAAATGAATTCCTTACCTGCAGAATTACTGCTGATTTAGGGTGATTAGAATTCTGCACCGAAAGACAAGGGCGACCAAACAAAACTGAGAAAACGTTGCATTTGGTGGAACAATCTGTCTGCTAGAGATGCTGCAGAGTAGTAAACGCTTCTTATTGGCCTCATGAGACTACCACAGAACACGGCTGGGCTGGAATGGATGAGAACGCATGAATCCACTAGAGTGTGGCGACTGCATCTCAATCGGAAACTCATAACGATAACAAACGATGTTTTTCTCCATCAGCATCCACTGCGCAGATCCGACCCAGCGCTGCCGCCTTTGTATCCGCAGCAGTCTCCGGGCATGCTGGCTTCTGAGTGACAGTGAGGAGGGCGAATAGAAAACAGCCGAACACTGAGAGAGGGCCAATGAGAGAGGGTTGTTTCCTTGTTGCCAAGGCTGCCAGAATAGCAaaatgcgtgcgtgtgtttatgtgcgtgcgcgcgcgttTGCGATCATGTGTGTGACAGAAACGATAAAATGATAGTCCAGCTAATGATCTTCAAAAGCGAACACATGACCACGAccaggtgtgcatgtgtgatccAATATGTCAAGTTCTACACCTGGGTACAAATCATCTTCACTGCATCAAAATAAACTGACACCTGAAAACGTGTCCTGACAGTTACTGCGTCACTGAAGGGTGAAATAACCTTTCGGGTTAAGATGCGCTGCGTCCTTCTGTTCCCCTTGAACTCACGTCAACACAATGGGCTAGTGGGACAGGCCTGTGCCTGCCACGGAGGGACCAGCTGGGACGTTTGTGGGGCGGAGAGCCTGAGCAACGGTGTATGTTGTTGTTTAGTAATCGATGTAAAAAACGACAACTATGTTATGTTTATAAATACAAGGCAAGTCTTTCTCAGGCTGGAAAACAATTAGGCTAATTAACACGCCAGATGGCAGATAGGAAATAGTGCTTGCACATCAACAGACACATTAGGCAAAGAAAGGGCATAGTCCTTATTCAGACTCAGCAACACACAATGTGCGACGAGTACACTTTACATTACATAATATACATTGTATATTGAATTTTAAATTGGATTGTATTGgtaaaagacaatacatatataaaaaaccTCATACAACCTTatacttgttataaaatgtgtacatatgtatatatatatatatatatatatatatatacatatataccagTGATACGAATACTACATGGCATGCTAAAACGACACaatatataattgttttgtATAAGCATGCTCATTGTTTGTTGAAATATCCAAACATAATCTTTTAAACAGAGGCATGAATGGAATGCTGTCACCATGCAAATGACCAGATCCAGATGTATGGTCGATGCATGATGTGATACGTCTGAGATACACTGGAGTAGTGTTTGAATGGCCACTGGTGTGCTGGACAGGAAATACTTGAAGGTTTATTCGGCCCATTAAGACATATGCTATAAATTGTATAACACTATCAGAGCTTTAATCTGTTTTTGGTCCACATTACTTTTATTGTGAGATTCAGTGATTAATGGCACATACTAGAATGGCATTCAAAGTgggaaaacaaaagcaaaaaaactATGATTTACTTGTTGGAGAAACTAGTGATGTAGGAGCAGAAGTGCACTGCTTAAGATTACATTATGACATTCATCGAGTGAGTCTCATTGAAAGTTAATAGAAGTGAATAAAAGGGTTATGCTGCACTGATTTGTGATGACTGCACTTGTCGTGATGTATTGTGAATCGTTCCAGTCAAAGGTGCTCTGAACAGGTTTGTTAATTGTATTCATAGTAAAACTTCTCAGGCAGTGAGTCCAATCAGCTTTTATAAAAATCCAATTACTTACCTCGTGTAGTATCACCCCATCTGGCAGACACTATAATCTCAAATCATGCCAGTTAAAGGGAGAGGTTTTGTCCTGGTCAATAAACCGTAGTATTTGTAAAACATGTGTGTTGATCGGTACACTGCTCGAGAGTTTAACCTGAAAAACGCTACTCAGGGCATCAAAACGCCCTAATTTCAGCAACAAGGCATTCAATTGGCTGAAAGGTCTGAGCCAATCATCTTGTTTTATATTCGGACAGAGAAGGCAGCCATATGACATTCACCCCATGTCTGTGTCAACTGTATACATATAAAGATGAACATTATACGGTCGTCTCTTTCCCGACTGCGTGGACTCCGCAGTGCCAGCAGGTACCAGAGTTTGTGTATTTTCATGCTCGTCGAACAGCAAAGACAATGTTTGTTTACGATGCTAACACCAGCAAGCTAGCTTAGGGGGTGCGTTAGCTGCATGGCTAGCTACTTAATCATGGAGACTTGAAAGGATATTAAGTTAGGTGATAACCAATTTGATTATAGCTTAGTAACAACTAATACAGTTCCTATCAACATAATATGGCATGTGTGTAGTATGTTCTGCAATTGTTACATTATCACTAATCTGTAACGTGATAgtggaaatgtgttttatatctgTAAAGCTACATGTACATGTCATCATTGTGTCTATAATGGACACTGGGGCATGGGATCTGTGCAGGAGACTACACATATACATAGTCGCACCAGGCatgaattatattttatttgaattgtgGCGTCATGCTGATATTAAAGAATAATATTGTTGATAACGTCTGTGATCTGTCAACAGCTTCCTTGCAGGGGACCTCGCAGTAACTGGCAATTCTCACATTAGATTGTTCAGCAACTGGATTGTGCCCAGAGCAGCTGCAGGACCTCACATTTCCAGATGTGGGCCACTTTCTTCACAAGCTGAGGGTTCAGGAGTGTTCCAACAGCTTCCGTGGCAATACCAGCAGGTGCGGACGAAGAAGAGAGGCACAGAGTATCAGCCCAAGAACATCAAACGCAAGAGGACCCATGGCTGGATCAAGAGGCTCAGCTCACAAGGTGGCATCGAAGTGATTCTGCGCCGCATGTTAAAAGGACGGAAATCACTCTCGCACTGAAGGACCTTGTTTGAAAACCTTCAAGACtttcagaaaacagacattggtTCAGAAATTCTGCCACTGCTGAGTGCTCATTAAATGTTGTGTGATGGGTTAAATGGTGATACTGGTGTAGGTTGGTTTGGCTTTCCTATACTAATAATGGGTAGGAGGATAAAAACTGACCTTCAACAAGCAAGTTGCATTTGCCTTCCCACTTATTTTGTATCCATAAAGTTgtgatcattattattaaatgtcagttgtatgaattatttgttttcctcgTGTGAAGTTACATTATATTCAAAtgcaaaatatgttttttaaagatcagGGTAATCTTAGTAGTTCTcagagtaaataataataacaaatcaaaAATACCCCTGCAGAAGTTAAATGTACTTGAATTTGTTTTTGAAATAGTCAATGTACAACATTTTCTTCTATTTCCCTCAGTACAAAGTTCTACCATTTATACTTTAAGTGACACAATTGTAGGTTTTTTTCAACTGAAGTCAGTATACAGAAATAGTTACTTGCTGAGGGGAACTAGGTCTTTGAGAGAGTGGGTCCTTATGGTCCTCTTCAATcagagagacatttaatttTCCAGACAAAATATTGTTGCAAATTCGACAGCTAAACATCAAACAAGAATAGAAATGGAAGTGATAATAATCTGTAAATGCCGGAATGACACAGTAATGAAAATATTTAACATTCTCTTGAATTCTCACTTTAACAGAATTATGTACTTCAGGAAAATTACATGTAAATAATGAGTATACCACTGAGTTACAGATTTAGCTCATACACTTTACAGTTTATGGTATGCAATTATTAGAAAAAATTAACTGCCCAAAGTTGTATATATATCCTTGATGTCCAGATACTAAATTCTGCATTGTATATGAACAGTTAAATATTGATAATAAGAGTTGTTCAgcttttattattaaatcagTATTGTTTTCAAACACTCGTCCATCTGCTCAACTCATAGCTGCGAGAAGCAACAGCATGTAGAGAGATAAATACATCATGAACATGGAGGACATGCTGTGTAGATTGTAGAAAGTacttgtgttaaaaaaaaatctgatctTCATGCCATTATCACTCGCTCGTATTGGGGGATTGGTCTGTTACATAATCATTTTCTAGCCAATCAACGCGTTGCTTTTTCTGACTCGGCACGCATCTACCACTATTCGACCAATGAGGTGCGTTGAATCTCGTAAAGTAACCGCCCACGAGCAGACTAAACAACAAAGATGGAGTTGTGAACTCGTAGCAAGTTAGCTTCGAAAGGACGTTcaatttctttttgtgtgtagtTGCCGTTCACAGAGCGGAAGTAACCCGCTGATTGAAGGGAAGTGATGCGATCACATTGACGTCATCCATAGTCGAGGTGTTATAGGAGTCGCAACGAGGTGTCGAGCGGGTAAACATACCGGTGTCTTGGCCACGACAAAGACAACACGGCTTAACGTCAGTGGCTACCTCGGCGAGCTAAGGCACGTCCGCTCCGTTTCACTGTTACCGAGCGACGAGCGCGACTCGAACAGACATGGAGAAGGTAACGTTGACTCCAGTTGGTTATTTTCTTGGTGTTTACGTTAAGATGGCAACTAGTGGCTTCTCGTAGCCTCGATAGACCTGCTGCGTTGTGGAGAGCAGGACGCACCGTGAACACTGTCTGTCACGTTATCTCGTGACATGtgagggacagacaggaagtgtttTTGTTCACATGTTTCTGTTCTACTCGCAGTCAAATTTCCTGAAAGGACTACCAGTCTACAACAAAAGCAACTTTAGCAGGTTCCACGCAGACTCTCTATGTAAAGCATCAGTGAGTCATCTTTTGTTGTTCCCAAACATGCTGTTGTCAGTGTCTCTGCATTCATAAAACTATTGTCACGTGGTTGTATTCCTCTGTCTGAGATCAATCTAACCAACATGGAACTATTTGTTTCAGAACCGTCGACCATCTGTGTATCTTCCAACACGAGAATATCCATCAGAGCAGAGTAAGTGCATTGACCTATGAACATGCTTATACTTCAGCCCACGCTCTAGCTAAATTGATGAATCATAGTAACGCTATATTAGTTCTACATATAGTTGCATACGTTTTTCTGGCTTCCATTAGAGGAAATCACCTTTAGTTCCAGGTTGACATGTCATTACTCAACTTGTTTAGGTTTTATTGTCTAAGGGATCATCTGATTTCAACTACACTCTTATTTTCTTCACCCTTTTTAACTTCCTGTCTCTATTGATATAATCAGTGTTtgcattttctctcctcagTCATAGTCACAGAGAAGACGAGCATCCTATTGCGATATCTTCATCAACAGTGGGACAAAAAGGTAAAGGTTTTTAAACATAGTTCATGTAATTTAGGTGAAAGTTGGTactaattaaatgtttttggcTGGgtgtgttttaaatattttttttcttccgttaTCAGAATTCAGTTAAACGGGAGCTGGAGCAAGGAGAAGGGGAGAACACGGCGCCTCCACGGAAAATTGCCAGAACAGAAAGTCGGGAGCTGGATGAGGATTCGTGAACGGCCGTGCTGCCGATGCACAGCCAGCCGAGACGGACCAATTCAAACTAAATGCAAAAACAGATGCAGAATATATGTTCGCAAATCCAGGCCTTGACACTGAAGCACACAGGGATTGATACTTTGCAGACCATAGGCAGCatgataataatttaaaaaaaatatttgtcttaatcttttaaaaaatctttttttttcagaattCCTCTTCAACCAAAATCATTTTTGCCCAGTTTATTTACTACTTTCACCCAGTGTTCTCTTTTGTTCCAAGACACCTTTGCCTCAAATGTCAGTGTTTGTGGTTTGAAAATAACACCTACCTCCTGATTCCTCATTCCCTCATTGCTTTTCCTTCACTTAAGCTCACACCGTTTTCTTTTACATATGTAGCTCCTCTGGGGAGGGTTTACAGCTGTAGTTATTCATAGCTTCTCTGAGATATGCACATAGTCTAAGTCTACGTAAGTGGCATGCCATCTGTTATTACTCCGACTCCATAATTTTGTTTTGAATTGCATAAGGACTAGTCCATACAATGTTATTTTGGCTTATCTTTGATGTGATTACTGGTATTGTGTTTGTTATGGACGGGTGCTGAAAGATGTTCCTGTTTGCTCTTTCTTTTAATGATTTATGGCCTTAAATGGAATTAAGTGTTTTAATGTCTTAGAGTGAACCCCTCGGTTTACATCGTCGTTTCAGGTGAAGAAGTGAACTGCAAGCCAGTTGAATGGATGTTATCGTGTCTATGAAGACATATTCAAGCCAATAGTCAAACTGGAGGATGCAAACTGTTTTTCTACAGTAAGACATGCAGATTGTGTAGCCATGTTCCAAGTTTGATGCTCAGTAGTTTGAGATCACCATGTTAtaagcagtgtgtgtatctttgtaatTACAACATTTGCACAATAGTCTATGGATGAGCTGATGACTGCAGATAgaaatcaatttaaaatgtatCAGTACCGCTGTCGATCCTTGTTATACATGTGCCGTTCACAGTAACTCGCATATTGACATTGAGGAAATGTTTGTTTGGATTGACAGCTGGACAAAATAAACCGCTCAGAGTGGCTGGAGCTCATCGTACAGTTCTGTATATCTGGATAGTATGTATGTTGTGATTGTTTTGACCCTTTTATCAGGTAACAAGACAATGACTCACTGATTGTTGTATTCACCAGATTTAGCCATATTGGTATTTCATGTTTAGACAATTTGTTGTTGATATTGGAGGGATGCAAGCCAGTTCAGTTGATTTtgcttcattttcttttcacCTTTGAAAAAACCTCATGTTTTGTGAATCTATAAAGATTAATCTGATGCAAATTGTGTTTGCAGCATGTTCAATGTTTGGCAAGATGGAAATTTGAGTCTATTaatttacttttgtacttttgttACCTTTGGCGGTCAGAAGATTTACAGAGTGAATGTGCAGTTTGGCTGCTTATGTAATTAGAATACACACAAGTTCCTCATGTATGAGTTTAAACCAGAAACATGCATTTTATTTCCCTGGCACTCTATAGAAGAGTGCGCTAACTCTTCTTGTGTCAAACGGTTTGTATTCTATCACCTAATTAATTTGGGAATGTGGTTATTGTTAAATGCTTTGCCTTTGAGTTCATGTATAACTGTACTGTCAATCTCAGAGCTTGTTCTTATAAAGATTACACTATGACACAGTGAAGGCTTAAAGTCAACAGCAGTGTGTTTTGTGTGGAAATGGAGAAAACATCTTTCTAACAGCGTATTGGAGGTGTTGAGTAAATGCTGCGAACATCGAATTGTAAATTCCCTTCTGGGGAAGCCGTCCTTTGTAGGTGGATATTTATATAAGATTGTATTTGTTCTTTTGTCAGTgttattttccttttaaaagcTAGTTTACACATCCTCTTTCCAATAATCAACCCAGAGAATGTCTCCTATCCAGTAATTACATTTGACCAATTATCTGCCAATGCTTCTCTTGATGGGTGTTTATTTGCAGCATAAAAGTACATTCACTAATTTATGTAGTCAAATAATTCATAGAAAATCAAAGTTAAGAAAaatagaatatttttttatggtCACAGTGAATATAATTTGACCTATTGCGGAAGAATACGATGGCTTCAAAGTGTCAACTGAAAAGACATGATGGACATGTAACGCATGCACATGTTGCCACATGCATTCAATACAGGCAGAAGAATGAGAAACAAACTCGGAACAGGAAGCTGCCGTTCATGTCCTTTGATAAAAAGGCTCATTGATGATCAGGTCCTGGTATTTGAAAAAAGATCCCTCACATCAACCTCAT
This portion of the Pseudoliparis swirei isolate HS2019 ecotype Mariana Trench chromosome 8, NWPU_hadal_v1, whole genome shotgun sequence genome encodes:
- the LOC130197647 gene encoding protein ABHD8-like, with translation MLTSITEGILCCLTGKVASLVLPLDSTEPSDGFEFVEVKPGRVLRVRHIIPERQPVVTEEQVAGKEKKDGGGHDGSHEDYSESVTGSSVHCKRKITVYRNGQLVIENLGDVLHSEILQCQNGDLEPCSTVEVELADYKEMPSSPDPNPVPPRVTPPLGDQKPAPPPRRRRRKPKRTVQIDSKRVISSCKGTHSDVALFFVHGVGGSLDIWSSQLDFFSRLGYEVIAPDLAGHGASTAPQIAAAYTFSAIAEDLRAIFKRYARKRNILIGHSYGVSFCTFLAHEYPDLVHKVVMVNGGGPTALEPSLCSIFQLPSCVLHCLSPCLAWSFLKAGFARQGAKEKQLLKQGNAFNVSPFVLRAMMSGQYWPEGDEVYHAELTVPILLVHGMCDKFVPMDEDQRMAEILLFAFLKVIEEGSHMVMMECPDTVNTLLHEFFLWEPDMSRKDSIKTDKVVSDSLRTLKINKSMDK
- the mrpl34 gene encoding 39S ribosomal protein L34, mitochondrial codes for the protein MNIIRSSLSRLRGLRSASSFLAGDLAVTGNSHIRLFSNWIVPRAAAGPHISRCGPLSSQAEGSGVFQQLPWQYQQVRTKKRGTEYQPKNIKRKRTHGWIKRLSSQGGIEVILRRMLKGRKSLSH
- the LOC130197655 gene encoding DET1- and DDB1-associated protein 1-like, which encodes MEKSNFLKGLPVYNKSNFSRFHADSLCKASNRRPSVYLPTREYPSEQIIVTEKTSILLRYLHQQWDKKNSVKRELEQGEGENTAPPRKIARTESRELDEDS